The Thalassophryne amazonica chromosome 6, fThaAma1.1, whole genome shotgun sequence genome includes a region encoding these proteins:
- the pim2 gene encoding serine/threonine-protein kinase pim-2, giving the protein MTSQDKMEPFSSRFRCGSLLGSGGFGSVFSGQRLSDGLQVAIKQISSDGVHQWAGLPGEVGAVPMEIALLQRLSEVGGHPGVVRMLEWFETSGRGFLLMMERPPQCQDLFDFITERGVLPEGLALRFFRQIVEALQFMHNYGVVHRDIKDENIVVDTKTLKVIIVDFGSGGALKETPYTEFQGTRVYSPPEWILSHSYHAVPLTVWSLGVLLFDMVCGDVPFECDEDIVQAKPVFTRRVSKECQCLIRWCLSYRPEDRPTLEQILSHPWMGGGEMNDDEEPSSLPSQSL; this is encoded by the exons ATGACGTCACAGGACAAAATG GAACCCTTCTCGAGCCGGTTCCGCTGTGGTTCCCTGCTTGGCAGTGGCGGTTTTGGTTCTGTATTCTCTGGTCAGAGGCTTTCTGATGGACTGCAG gttgccatCAAACAGATTTCCAGTGATGGAGTTCATCAGTGGGCGGGACTG CCTGGTGAAGTCGGTGCTGTTCCCATGGAGATCGCCCTGCTGCAGCGGCTGTCAGAGGTCGGAGGTCATCCCGGGGTCGTCCGGATGCTGGAGTGGTTTGAAACCAGTGGGAGGGGATTCCTGCTGATGATGGAGCGGCCACCACAGTGTCAGGATCTATTTGACTTCATCACAGAGCGCGGCGTGCTGCCAGAAGGCCTCGCCCTCAG GTTTTTCCGTCAGATCGTGGAGGCGCTACAGTTTATGCACAATTATGGTGTCGTCCACAGAGATATCAAAGACGAGAACATTGTCGTGGACACGAAGACACTCAAAGTCATCATTGTCGACTTTGGATCGGGAGGGGCACTCAAAGAGACACCGTACACAGAATTTCAAG GTACTCGGGTCTACAGTCCTCCCGAGTGGATCTTGTCTCACTCGTACCATGCTGTCCCTCTCACTGTCTGGTCTCTGGGTGTGCTGCTCTTTGACATGGTGTGTGGGGACGTCCCGTTCGAATGCGATGAGGACATTGTCCAGGCGAAGCCTGTGTTCACTCGGCGTGTCTCTAAAG AATGCCAGTGTTTGATTCGCTGGTGTCTGTCCTACCGGCCTGAGGACCGGCCCACCCTCGAACAGATCCTGTCCCACCCTTGGATGGGAGGCGGAGAAATGAATGATGATGAGGAACCCAGCTCTCTGCCCAGCCAGTCCCTTTAA